The Bacillota bacterium DNA segment CACTGACGGAATGCGCGACATATGCTGAAAAAATAGGATTCGAACTGATCGCTGTCACTGAGCATGGTCCGGCGCTGGGAGACGGGCCGCATCCGTTTTATTTCGGCGCTATGGACACTATGCCGAGAAAAATAGGTAATACTACTATAGTAATGGGCGTAGAAGCTAACATAA contains these protein-coding regions:
- a CDS encoding PHP domain-containing protein, giving the protein MLQVSTDIHMHTAKSSHAQSTLTECATYAEKIGFELIAVTEHGPALGDGPHPFYFGAMDTMPRKIGNTTIVMGVEANI